The Caulifigura coniformis genome includes a region encoding these proteins:
- a CDS encoding alkaline ceramidase, translating to MTAPLLGPDPSLFSGRIGVARVDITPPVGIFARNWGAAAHDVADSIHRPLSLTALTVRSSREAAPLVLVDADLGFWTALDRFQRLRTRVLEELSLDSSRFIFAMTHTHASPHLCDPLEGMAGGELLEQWIGELAPATIQVIREALASEQPSTLDWHWGRCQLASTRDLTDPAPGSSRKICGYDPGVPADQTLLLGRVCDPEGRTRATIVNYACHPTTLAWDNHAISPDYIGAMRETIEAAIPGSLAFFLQGASGELSPRYQYVGDGAVPDRHGRQLGYAALATLEDMEPAGTRLAFDRVVESGAPLAVWTHQPCEASTVIAASEGSVELPLKADLPTAEELDRQYQACTDRALAERLRRKRNLRRALGAGPGFTMPIWAWRIGDAVIVGCMAEAYSLAQTALRARFPDTHLACMNLINGTIGYLPPADRYDLDLYQVWQSPFAAGCLELYIDAAAELVEQLLQTRPG from the coding sequence GTGACTGCTCCTCTTCTCGGACCTGATCCATCGCTTTTTTCGGGACGGATCGGCGTCGCCCGCGTCGATATCACGCCGCCCGTGGGGATCTTCGCCCGCAACTGGGGGGCTGCCGCGCACGACGTGGCCGACTCGATCCACCGCCCCCTCTCTCTCACGGCGCTGACAGTCCGCAGCAGTCGCGAGGCCGCTCCACTGGTGCTCGTCGACGCCGACCTCGGATTCTGGACGGCGCTCGACCGCTTCCAGCGATTGCGGACGCGTGTGCTCGAAGAACTGAGCCTCGATTCTTCGCGTTTCATCTTCGCGATGACGCACACCCATGCTTCGCCCCATCTGTGCGATCCGCTCGAAGGCATGGCCGGTGGAGAACTCCTGGAGCAGTGGATCGGCGAACTCGCGCCGGCCACGATCCAGGTCATTCGCGAGGCGCTCGCCAGCGAGCAACCTTCGACGCTCGACTGGCATTGGGGACGTTGCCAACTGGCGTCCACGCGTGACCTGACCGATCCGGCGCCCGGCAGTTCCCGGAAGATCTGCGGATATGATCCGGGAGTTCCCGCGGATCAGACCCTGCTCCTGGGGCGCGTGTGCGATCCTGAAGGGCGGACACGGGCCACGATCGTGAATTACGCCTGCCATCCGACGACGCTCGCCTGGGACAATCACGCCATCTCTCCCGACTACATCGGGGCCATGCGGGAAACGATCGAGGCCGCGATCCCGGGCTCGCTGGCGTTCTTCCTGCAGGGAGCTTCCGGGGAACTGTCTCCCCGCTACCAGTATGTGGGAGACGGCGCCGTTCCCGATCGGCATGGCCGGCAACTCGGCTACGCCGCGCTCGCGACGCTCGAAGACATGGAGCCGGCCGGAACGCGACTGGCGTTCGACCGCGTCGTGGAATCGGGAGCGCCTCTCGCCGTGTGGACGCACCAGCCGTGCGAGGCCTCGACGGTCATCGCCGCCAGCGAAGGGAGCGTCGAACTCCCGCTCAAAGCCGACCTGCCGACGGCCGAAGAACTCGACCGTCAATATCAGGCCTGCACCGACCGCGCTCTGGCCGAACGACTTCGCCGCAAGCGAAATCTTCGACGGGCGCTGGGCGCCGGACCAGGTTTCACGATGCCGATCTGGGCCTGGCGGATCGGCGACGCTGTCATCGTGGGGTGCATGGCCGAGGCCTACTCCCTGGCCCAGACGGCGCTGCGGGCCCGCTTCCCCGACACGCATCTCGCGTGCATGAACCTGATCAACGGCACGATCGGCTACCTGCCTCCGGCCGATCGCTACGACCTTGATCTGTACCAGGTCTGGCAGTCCCCCTTCGCGGCGGGTTGCCTGGAACTCTATATCGACGCGGCCGCGGAGCTTGTCGAACAACTGCTGCAGACGCGGCCAGGCTGA
- a CDS encoding Sec-independent protein translocase subunit TatA/TatB has translation MLPFVSFLDLPVLGLIGTPTQMIILMVVILLLFGSRLPGLMRSLGSSVTEFKKGIKNGDDENDGSPKT, from the coding sequence ATGCTGCCATTTGTTTCCTTTCTCGATCTCCCTGTGCTCGGACTGATTGGCACTCCGACGCAGATGATCATTTTGATGGTCGTGATCCTGCTGCTGTTCGGCAGCCGGCTTCCGGGCCTCATGCGTTCGCTCGGATCCTCGGTGACGGAGTTCAAGAAGGGCATCAAGAACGGGGACGATGAAAACGACGGTTCGCCGAAAACGTAA
- a CDS encoding vWA domain-containing protein codes for MSNWIPGFSTPIAAALFGLLVPLIIFYFLKLKRPRLELPSLALWRQVISDQRVNSPFQKFRRNLLLLLQILLLSLLVLAAMQPYWRGDMADAQYLPILIDASASMGATDQATGKTRLDLAKEEVGRIVDGLLPGQQVSLIAVTNTARRLTEFTNNRILLNEALDSLHVSDLPSKIEDGLRLAQALSRTNVVNSVRLYSDGNVPTRPDPTTGKPQAIVDFDLPFKLDFHQVPAKGANIGITAFNARRASTGSWDVFVRVDGAAESSTAGRVTLEDNGKTIAGEDVILSPKETQRLVFKVDADKAASPKATITPEGFDALKSDNTAWLELPVGRDLTVFCPTSLQSFRHALAGIPGTLVEPAEDGSTKLSSYDLVITDAIAEASREASTYLFVGVVPPDLTSQVSLTKDASAEIVDWKRDATLLQHVQLKDVQFLDSPTRSEKAKDTEVEAAGYDFLAFTRNGPLILQKREGAKLKLYVLVHTDRSTLPYRVGFPVMVSNLANIALQQAELSDLASAPTGALPRLHFQPNEDYRITSPTGEHFDQKADGDGFIAGIPATTVGLYEVRKSGDLVSKVGVALLNPTETSLEGVSELKLNEISVTAEEDRLKADKPWWPTLAMLAFATLLAEWWLFQKRPGGIGS; via the coding sequence ATGTCGAACTGGATTCCGGGCTTCTCCACTCCGATCGCGGCCGCACTCTTCGGGCTGCTGGTCCCGCTGATCATCTTCTACTTCCTCAAACTCAAACGCCCCCGGCTGGAGCTGCCGTCGCTGGCGCTCTGGCGGCAGGTCATCAGCGACCAGCGAGTCAACTCGCCGTTCCAGAAGTTCCGCCGGAACCTGCTTCTGCTGCTTCAAATCCTGCTCTTGTCCCTGCTGGTGCTGGCGGCCATGCAGCCCTACTGGCGCGGCGACATGGCCGACGCCCAGTACCTGCCGATCCTGATTGATGCGTCCGCCAGCATGGGCGCCACCGATCAGGCGACGGGAAAGACGCGGCTGGACCTCGCGAAGGAGGAAGTCGGCCGAATCGTGGACGGGCTTCTTCCCGGCCAGCAGGTGTCGCTCATCGCGGTGACCAACACGGCCCGCCGCCTGACGGAGTTCACGAACAACCGCATCCTGCTGAACGAAGCGCTCGACTCGCTGCACGTCAGCGACCTGCCCAGCAAGATTGAAGACGGCCTGCGCCTGGCCCAGGCGCTCTCCCGGACCAACGTCGTCAATTCGGTCCGCCTTTATTCCGACGGCAACGTCCCCACGCGCCCCGACCCGACCACCGGCAAGCCGCAGGCGATCGTCGACTTCGATCTCCCCTTCAAGCTCGACTTCCACCAGGTCCCCGCCAAGGGCGCCAACATCGGGATCACGGCGTTCAATGCCCGGCGGGCCTCGACAGGCTCCTGGGACGTGTTCGTGCGGGTCGACGGAGCGGCGGAGTCGAGCACGGCCGGCAGAGTGACTCTCGAGGACAACGGAAAGACGATCGCCGGAGAGGACGTCATCCTGTCCCCCAAAGAGACGCAGCGTCTCGTCTTCAAGGTCGACGCCGACAAGGCCGCGTCGCCGAAAGCGACGATCACGCCGGAAGGCTTTGACGCACTGAAATCGGACAACACCGCGTGGCTCGAACTTCCGGTCGGCCGGGACCTGACCGTTTTCTGTCCGACGTCATTGCAGAGCTTCCGACATGCCCTCGCCGGCATCCCGGGCACGCTCGTGGAGCCGGCCGAGGACGGCAGCACAAAGCTGTCGAGCTACGACCTCGTGATCACCGACGCCATCGCGGAGGCCTCGCGGGAAGCGTCGACCTATCTGTTCGTCGGAGTCGTTCCTCCAGATCTGACGAGCCAGGTTTCGCTGACGAAGGACGCAAGCGCCGAGATCGTCGACTGGAAGCGGGACGCCACACTGCTCCAGCACGTGCAGCTCAAGGATGTGCAGTTCCTCGACAGCCCAACCCGTTCCGAAAAAGCGAAGGACACCGAGGTCGAGGCGGCCGGCTACGACTTCCTGGCGTTCACCCGGAACGGTCCGCTCATCCTGCAGAAGCGCGAAGGGGCGAAGCTCAAGCTGTACGTGCTCGTGCATACCGACCGTTCGACGCTTCCGTACCGGGTCGGCTTTCCCGTGATGGTCTCGAACCTGGCCAACATCGCCCTGCAACAGGCGGAGCTTTCGGATCTCGCTTCAGCGCCGACCGGCGCTCTGCCGCGGCTGCACTTCCAGCCCAATGAGGACTACCGGATCACCTCGCCCACCGGTGAGCACTTCGACCAGAAGGCCGATGGGGACGGCTTCATCGCCGGCATCCCTGCGACAACGGTCGGCCTGTATGAAGTACGCAAGTCGGGCGACCTCGTCAGCAAGGTCGGCGTCGCGCTTCTGAACCCGACGGAAACGTCGCTCGAAGGCGTCAGCGAATTGAAGCTGAACGAGATCTCCGTGACGGCCGAAGAGGATCGCCTGAAGGCGGACAAGCCCTGGTGGCCGACGCTCGCGATGCTGGCTTTCGCGACGTTGCTCGCCGAATGGTGGTTATTCCAGAAACGTCCGGGCGGGATCGGTTCCTGA
- a CDS encoding TlpA family protein disulfide reductase — MSTTLYNAWGSLMAGCAVLSLLASLAFLIRALFDWRNPFRNQRLAWSGLLAAGPFITTAVHLGMLYWVHGAEDEEVRQNRVISGIAATLLPVLILVVAQRLSQRRHSGGKNLAPFALAAAVPFVLAGIQSALLFRVHLPGVAREAQLANQAKVDDASIIQAGAPAPAFHLPTVDGATFDLSSQRGNVVLINFFATWCAPCVVELPLIEGAWNDYRDRRDFSVLVIGRGEKPDAVAAFRLAKQLTFPMAADPQGEVFSLFAREGIPRTYLIGRDGTVRLALTGFSRKEFEQLRGAIADELESSP, encoded by the coding sequence ATGTCCACAACTCTCTATAACGCCTGGGGCTCCCTGATGGCGGGGTGCGCAGTGCTCTCACTGCTCGCGTCCCTGGCATTTCTCATCCGCGCCCTGTTCGACTGGCGGAACCCGTTCCGGAATCAGCGGCTGGCGTGGTCCGGCCTGCTGGCCGCCGGTCCGTTCATCACCACGGCGGTTCATCTGGGGATGCTGTACTGGGTCCACGGCGCGGAGGACGAGGAAGTCCGGCAGAACCGCGTCATCAGCGGAATCGCAGCCACGCTTCTGCCCGTTCTGATTCTTGTGGTCGCCCAACGGCTCAGCCAGCGACGGCATTCCGGCGGCAAGAACCTTGCGCCGTTCGCCCTGGCCGCGGCAGTTCCGTTCGTCCTGGCGGGGATCCAGTCGGCCCTCCTGTTCCGGGTGCATCTTCCCGGCGTTGCGCGGGAGGCACAACTCGCGAACCAGGCGAAGGTCGACGACGCCTCGATCATTCAGGCCGGGGCGCCCGCTCCCGCGTTTCACCTGCCGACGGTCGACGGCGCGACGTTCGACCTTTCCTCACAGCGGGGAAACGTCGTCCTGATCAACTTCTTCGCCACGTGGTGCGCTCCGTGCGTCGTCGAACTTCCGCTGATCGAGGGAGCCTGGAACGACTATCGGGATCGCCGTGATTTCTCGGTCCTCGTGATCGGCCGGGGCGAAAAGCCAGACGCCGTCGCCGCGTTTCGCCTCGCGAAACAGCTCACTTTTCCGATGGCGGCCGATCCGCAGGGCGAAGTCTTCTCACTCTTCGCCCGTGAAGGAATTCCCCGCACCTACCTGATCGGCCGTGACGGCACGGTGCGGCTGGCGCTCACCGGCTTCAGTCGGAAGGAGTTCGAACAACTCCGCGGCGCCATCGCCGACGAGCTCGAGAGCTCGCCGTGA
- a CDS encoding APC family permease, with translation MTTPVSSDVATLGPAAPKPGKASHSSADGPFVTSTQVHHQSLWLWVLCLTGVDYFSTLGYQPTIAFEHTGALTPLATGLLVLVTLLGALPIYSYVAKKSFDGQGSIAMLERLMSGWGGKMVVLALLGFAATDFVITMTLSAADAAVHLVENPMWEHMPQALHSPVLVTNLLLGALGAVFLKGFREVIGLAVVLVAIYLVLNAIVIGSGLWYLGAHPEHLQDWWTRLTTGDWHINHELPVSGHSWVSIALLCVLFFPKLALGLSGFETGVAVMPLIKGDPTDTPANPVGRIRNARKLLATAAIIMSVLLMGSAFVTSTLIPPTDMHAAVGGVGGKAYERALAYLAHGQSPHVINPLFGELFGTIYDISTVSILWFAGASAMSGLLNLVPRYLPRYGMAPRWAEASVPLVILLTLINWLVTWLFEASVKAQGGAYATGVMVLMTSAAVAVIIDKWNQRSGHWLVRMPWHFVLIAILFLYTTTMIVRHVEVIPHSNPVDYFPRGITIAAFFIGIIITLSIISRTIRSTELRFAGFDFANPESRFLWDSMKHIEFPVLVPHRPGGHGLLEKEATIRWRHRLPPETPIVFIEAELGDASDFLQKPVMEIVEQDGRFILRVKHCASVSHVIAVIALELSKVGNPPEVHFGWSDESPLRTNLDFLLFGQGNVPWMVRELVKDGQPDPDRQPRVVIG, from the coding sequence ATGACAACCCCTGTTTCTTCGGACGTGGCCACACTCGGACCAGCCGCCCCCAAACCGGGGAAGGCGTCCCACTCCTCGGCGGATGGCCCGTTCGTCACGTCCACGCAGGTGCATCACCAGTCGCTGTGGCTGTGGGTCCTCTGCCTGACGGGGGTCGACTACTTCAGTACCCTGGGCTATCAGCCGACCATCGCGTTCGAGCACACGGGAGCGCTGACGCCGCTGGCGACCGGCTTGCTGGTTCTCGTGACCCTGCTCGGCGCACTCCCGATCTATTCCTACGTCGCGAAAAAGTCGTTCGACGGCCAGGGCTCGATCGCGATGCTCGAGAGACTGATGAGCGGCTGGGGCGGCAAGATGGTCGTCCTCGCGCTGCTTGGCTTTGCCGCGACCGACTTCGTCATCACGATGACGCTCTCCGCCGCGGACGCCGCCGTCCACCTCGTCGAGAACCCGATGTGGGAGCACATGCCCCAGGCGCTCCATAGTCCGGTCCTCGTCACCAACCTGCTGCTGGGGGCGCTGGGGGCGGTCTTCCTCAAGGGCTTTCGCGAAGTGATCGGGCTGGCGGTGGTTCTCGTCGCCATCTATCTCGTTCTCAACGCCATCGTCATCGGGTCGGGACTGTGGTACCTCGGCGCGCATCCCGAACACCTCCAGGACTGGTGGACCCGGCTGACGACCGGCGACTGGCATATCAATCACGAACTCCCGGTTTCCGGGCACAGCTGGGTGAGCATCGCCCTTCTGTGCGTGCTGTTTTTCCCGAAGCTGGCCCTCGGCCTCAGCGGTTTTGAAACGGGCGTCGCCGTGATGCCGCTGATCAAGGGGGACCCGACCGACACCCCTGCGAACCCTGTCGGCCGCATTCGAAACGCCCGCAAGCTGCTCGCCACCGCGGCGATCATCATGTCGGTGCTGCTGATGGGCTCGGCCTTTGTGACCTCGACCCTGATTCCTCCGACCGATATGCACGCCGCGGTGGGAGGCGTTGGCGGAAAAGCGTATGAACGCGCGCTGGCTTACCTGGCCCACGGGCAAAGCCCGCATGTCATCAATCCGCTGTTTGGCGAACTGTTCGGCACGATCTACGATATCAGCACGGTCAGCATCCTGTGGTTCGCGGGCGCAAGCGCCATGTCGGGCCTCCTGAACCTCGTCCCGCGTTATCTGCCGCGATACGGAATGGCGCCCCGCTGGGCCGAGGCCTCCGTCCCGCTCGTCATCCTGCTGACGCTCATCAACTGGCTCGTCACATGGCTGTTCGAAGCGAGCGTCAAGGCGCAGGGCGGCGCGTACGCCACGGGAGTGATGGTGCTCATGACAAGCGCCGCCGTCGCGGTGATCATCGATAAGTGGAACCAGCGCTCGGGGCACTGGCTGGTCCGCATGCCCTGGCACTTCGTGCTCATCGCCATCCTGTTCCTGTACACCACGACCATGATCGTGCGGCACGTCGAGGTGATCCCCCACTCGAACCCGGTCGACTATTTCCCGCGCGGAATCACGATCGCCGCATTCTTCATCGGCATCATCATCACGCTGTCGATCATCTCGCGGACGATCCGCAGCACCGAACTGCGATTCGCGGGCTTCGACTTCGCGAATCCCGAATCACGCTTCCTGTGGGATAGCATGAAGCACATCGAGTTCCCGGTGCTCGTCCCGCATCGCCCGGGCGGACATGGCCTCCTGGAGAAGGAGGCGACAATCCGCTGGCGTCACCGCCTGCCGCCAGAAACGCCGATCGTCTTCATCGAGGCCGAACTGGGAGACGCCAGCGACTTCCTGCAGAAGCCGGTCATGGAGATCGTCGAGCAGGACGGGCGGTTCATTCTGCGGGTGAAGCACTGCGCCTCGGTGTCGCACGTCATTGCCGTCATCGCGCTGGAACTCTCGAAGGTTGGCAACCCCCCGGAAGTTCACTTCGGATGGTCCGATGAAAGCCCGCTCCGGACGAACCTCGACTTCCTGCTTTTCGGGCAGGGGAACGTTCCCTGGATGGTTCGGGAACTGGTGAAGGACGGACAGCCCGATCCGGACCGCCAGCCGCGGGTCGTCATCGGCTGA
- a CDS encoding amidohydrolase family protein, with amino-acid sequence MSSARSLSLQARLVCPVASPPIPGGVVEIADGQVVALHDCPQDGTIDLGSAVIVPGLVNTHTHLEFSNLERPLGPPAPFADWIGSVVAERRRRCRREEDSSTAPRLELDPISLGLQECFQSGSSLVADIVTGSLEHVDRRSVIVDALANERLLPFRELIAPTPAGIEATWSAAETSLAELEPDPERRRAGLSPHAPYTVAATLLEQAIARAGRESRPVAMHLAETQEELDLLSRHSGPLVDMLKRIGVWDPSAPAGTRPLDILKRLSVAPRVLVIHGNFLEEDELRFLGNQRHMSLVYCPRTHAYFGHPTHPLRAAIDLGVNVALGTDSRASNPDLNLWEEAKQVASEFPMLPAAVVLQMATANGARALGRSATHGVIAPGRSADLCCIRPGDGSSDPLRAALAPSATVVGAMHAGEWLLAP; translated from the coding sequence GTGAGTTCCGCACGATCCCTCAGCCTGCAGGCCCGGCTGGTCTGTCCTGTCGCCTCGCCTCCCATTCCGGGCGGAGTGGTCGAAATCGCCGACGGCCAGGTGGTTGCCCTCCACGATTGCCCGCAGGACGGGACCATCGACCTCGGCAGCGCCGTGATCGTTCCCGGGCTCGTCAACACCCATACGCACCTCGAGTTCAGCAACCTCGAACGGCCGTTGGGGCCGCCGGCCCCGTTCGCCGACTGGATCGGCTCGGTGGTGGCGGAACGTCGTCGACGATGTCGACGCGAGGAGGATTCCTCGACTGCGCCGCGCCTGGAACTCGATCCGATCTCCCTGGGGCTGCAGGAGTGCTTTCAGTCGGGGTCGTCGCTGGTGGCCGATATCGTCACCGGTTCTCTCGAGCATGTGGATCGCCGCTCGGTGATTGTCGATGCGCTGGCGAATGAGCGATTGCTTCCGTTTCGCGAGCTGATCGCGCCGACGCCGGCGGGAATCGAGGCCACGTGGTCCGCCGCCGAAACCTCACTCGCTGAACTGGAGCCCGACCCGGAACGGCGGCGGGCCGGATTGAGTCCGCATGCTCCGTACACCGTCGCCGCGACGCTTCTTGAACAGGCCATCGCGCGCGCCGGTCGGGAGTCGCGCCCTGTCGCAATGCACCTCGCGGAAACACAGGAGGAACTCGACCTGCTGAGCCGGCACAGCGGGCCGCTGGTCGACATGCTGAAACGCATCGGCGTGTGGGACCCGTCGGCGCCGGCCGGAACGCGCCCTCTCGACATCCTGAAGCGGCTGAGCGTCGCTCCCCGCGTGCTGGTCATTCACGGCAACTTCCTGGAGGAGGACGAACTGCGGTTTCTCGGGAACCAGCGGCACATGTCACTCGTCTACTGTCCTCGAACGCACGCGTATTTCGGTCATCCGACTCATCCGCTGCGGGCCGCGATCGACCTGGGAGTGAATGTCGCGCTGGGAACCGACAGCCGGGCGTCGAATCCCGATCTGAACTTGTGGGAGGAGGCGAAGCAGGTCGCCAGCGAGTTTCCGATGCTCCCGGCGGCGGTGGTCCTGCAGATGGCGACGGCGAACGGCGCCCGCGCTCTCGGCCGATCGGCGACGCACGGGGTCATTGCGCCCGGCCGGTCCGCCGATCTCTGCTGCATCCGACCCGGTGATGGCTCTTCGGACCCACTCCGTGCGGCGCTCGCTCCTTCCGCGACCGTGGTCGGAGCGATGCACGCGGGGGAATGGCTGCTGGCTCCCTGA
- the rpiB gene encoding ribose 5-phosphate isomerase B codes for MPPKRVALASDHAGFPLKEAVKAHLQSQGIDVADVGTFSTDPVDYPKVIRAGCAIVLNGGVPGIVFGGSGNGEAIAANKVKGIRAALCYSEETARLARQHNDANVMSLGGRLIDTALALRMVDVFLSTPFEGGRHIARINDLETT; via the coding sequence ATGCCACCGAAACGCGTTGCCCTCGCCTCCGACCATGCCGGCTTTCCCCTGAAGGAGGCCGTCAAAGCGCACCTGCAGTCCCAGGGAATCGACGTCGCCGACGTCGGGACGTTCTCCACGGACCCGGTGGACTATCCGAAGGTGATCCGGGCCGGTTGTGCGATTGTCCTGAACGGGGGCGTGCCCGGGATCGTCTTCGGCGGCAGCGGGAACGGGGAAGCGATTGCGGCCAACAAGGTCAAAGGGATCCGCGCGGCGCTGTGCTACAGCGAAGAGACCGCCCGGCTGGCCCGGCAGCACAACGACGCCAACGTGATGAGCCTGGGAGGACGGCTGATCGACACGGCGCTGGCGCTCAGGATGGTCGACGTCTTCCTCTCGACACCGTTCGAAGGGGGACGGCACATCGCCCGGATCAACGATCTGGAAACGACGTAA
- a CDS encoding c-type cytochrome domain-containing protein → MPAPRSLRPLGLAILTLALLAGVPVKGELTKENRAEIADVTRSLGPVSAHVRKKEFDEAEKLISAAEEKLAAIATAAAVKEDDRVFNPARIAIQKAKNTLSLARDKASGKKPEKPKPVSFALEVAPIVSARCLGCHGQNNPRANLRLDTFASWRRGGRSGPILAPGNPRGSLLIGRITTNNEQARMPQGEEALPADEINIIALWITQGARFDGHSETATLDEVSSNVALRNFDYPRPKGTETVSFTRDIAPFMANLCGGCHSAQRKSGGLSLVSYFDLMQGGESGEVIIPGDKDKSRLFRLVGGLENPRMPANQSRITRKNYDDLKKWFEEGNTFDGENPRTPLRTYVRSDEEMAREKFAKMTPEERKKMREDRTAELWKKALPKETMNKVEDAEFLVVGNVSPERLAEVQKWATSQLDSLRKGFRAGESPVWKGRLTIFVIKDRFGYDEFNLTNNNRQAPRELSGHSVVTANDEDAYLCLQDVGDSASATAPGLHVGVIDHLTGAFLKRGGASVPEWLARGMGLAMAFKEHPSNSYLQDLPSEAYTVAGSVPSPEDIFEDGSFSPATLPSVGFSLVEFLVNAGGPQRFAQFVGSVREGGSLADAAKAAYSTDLTTLARQYFATKKKR, encoded by the coding sequence ATGCCCGCACCGCGTTCCCTCAGGCCCTTGGGCCTGGCCATTCTCACGCTGGCCCTGCTGGCCGGGGTTCCCGTCAAAGGAGAACTGACGAAGGAGAATCGTGCGGAGATCGCGGACGTCACCAGGAGCCTGGGCCCTGTGTCGGCCCATGTGCGGAAGAAGGAATTCGATGAGGCCGAGAAACTGATCTCGGCGGCCGAAGAGAAGCTCGCGGCGATTGCGACCGCTGCGGCCGTGAAGGAAGACGACCGGGTGTTCAACCCGGCCCGCATCGCGATCCAGAAGGCAAAAAACACGCTGTCCCTGGCCAGGGACAAGGCGAGTGGCAAGAAGCCCGAGAAACCGAAGCCGGTCAGCTTCGCTCTCGAAGTGGCGCCGATTGTTTCGGCGCGTTGCCTGGGATGTCACGGCCAGAACAATCCCCGCGCCAACCTGCGGCTCGATACGTTTGCCTCGTGGCGGCGCGGCGGGCGCAGCGGTCCGATCCTCGCTCCGGGCAATCCCCGCGGCAGCCTGCTGATTGGCCGGATCACGACCAACAATGAACAGGCCCGCATGCCGCAGGGGGAAGAGGCTCTGCCCGCCGACGAAATCAACATCATCGCCCTGTGGATCACCCAGGGAGCGCGGTTCGACGGCCACAGCGAAACGGCGACACTGGATGAAGTGTCGTCCAATGTCGCCCTCCGTAACTTCGACTACCCCAGGCCCAAGGGGACGGAGACCGTTTCCTTCACCCGCGATATCGCTCCGTTCATGGCCAACCTCTGCGGCGGCTGTCACTCGGCCCAGCGCAAGAGCGGCGGCCTGTCGCTGGTTTCGTATTTCGACCTCATGCAGGGAGGCGAAAGCGGCGAGGTGATCATCCCCGGAGACAAGGACAAAAGCCGTCTGTTCCGGCTGGTCGGCGGTCTCGAGAACCCCCGCATGCCGGCGAACCAGTCGCGGATCACCCGCAAGAACTACGACGACCTCAAGAAATGGTTCGAGGAGGGGAACACCTTCGACGGCGAGAACCCGCGGACGCCGCTGCGGACTTACGTTCGCAGCGATGAAGAAATGGCCCGCGAGAAGTTCGCGAAGATGACCCCCGAAGAGCGGAAGAAGATGCGGGAAGACCGCACGGCCGAACTGTGGAAGAAGGCCCTGCCGAAAGAGACGATGAACAAGGTGGAAGACGCTGAGTTCCTGGTTGTCGGGAACGTCTCGCCCGAGCGGCTGGCGGAAGTCCAGAAGTGGGCCACGTCTCAACTCGACAGCCTCAGGAAGGGGTTCCGCGCGGGCGAATCGCCCGTGTGGAAAGGCCGATTGACGATTTTCGTCATCAAGGACCGGTTCGGGTATGACGAGTTCAACCTGACCAACAACAACCGCCAGGCGCCCCGGGAACTGAGTGGCCATTCGGTCGTCACGGCGAACGACGAAGATGCTTATCTCTGCCTGCAGGACGTCGGGGACTCGGCCTCGGCGACCGCCCCCGGGCTGCACGTCGGCGTCATCGACCACCTGACCGGAGCGTTCCTGAAGCGGGGCGGCGCGAGCGTACCGGAATGGCTGGCCCGCGGAATGGGGCTGGCGATGGCGTTCAAGGAGCACCCTTCCAACTCCTACCTGCAGGATCTCCCCTCCGAGGCGTACACCGTCGCGGGGAGCGTTCCGAGCCCCGAAGACATCTTCGAAGACGGCTCGTTCTCGCCGGCCACGCTCCCCTCCGTCGGCTTCAGCCTCGTGGAATTCCTCGTGAACGCGGGGGGGCCGCAGCGGTTCGCCCAGTTCGTGGGGAGCGTGCGGGAGGGCGGGAGCCTCGCCGATGCCGCAAAAGCAGCCTACAGCACCGACCTGACCACACTCGCCCGCCAGTACTTTGCGACGAAGAAGAAGAGGTAA